One Periophthalmus magnuspinnatus isolate fPerMag1 chromosome 15, fPerMag1.2.pri, whole genome shotgun sequence genomic window carries:
- the rel gene encoding proto-oncogene c-Rel isoform X1 yields the protein MDVFGPSILRDPHFMGEPEVQIFEQPKQRGMRFRYRVEGRSAGSIPGEKSSENNRTYPSIQILNYCGKGKVRVSLVSKSEPYKPHPHDLVGKDCKDGIYETEFGPDRRVIAFQNLGIQCVRRREVKDSIVQRITRGINPFNVPREQLLQTEEYDLNVVRLCIQVYLQDENGQYTRALMPIVTNPIYDNRSPNTAELRICRVNRNTGSVKGEDEIFLLCDKVQKDDIEVRFFSADGWEAKGSFSQADVHRQVAIVFKTPGYYNPSITEAVMVQMQLRRPSDQEVSEPIDFRYLPDDKDPYGYNEKKRKKENLMKFATLQSHVNSYSLNRPMATASKSLRKDVGNMYIRQQIASMHQQQQPPPTHTSIFGSNFHSPSTLQTLPPSPWPSSSPSNIPMDSVTINQGSVKASLQRNLCTQVNHPNQNPSLPQLSIQDLDSQLNQGVSQPLYHLPQRDVIMTENPPVNQNQTVQMQWPTFSSPNPIQSGFDGAVPGGGGGVSDGGGSTGLGFNFLEQFDGDNLLQNLVGGSQSAFPMKQEPQTLGQDTAMHSPRENSTYTTLQPSRSSSNGAMGVDISSNQPLKHLANPYSNSNSAQPGTHYATLEDWLKSSHNNQ from the exons ATGGACG TTTTTGGGCCCTCCATACTAAGAGACCCACATTTCA TGGGTGAGCCAGAGGTTCAGATCTTCGAGCAGCCCAAACAGAGAGGCATGAGGTTCAGGTACAGAGTGGAGGGTCGCTCTGCTGGAAGTATCCCCGGAGAGAAAAGCTCAGAAAATAACCGCACTTACCCCAGCATACAG ATCCTGAACTACTGCGGTAAAGGGAAGGTGCGCGTATCCCTGGTGTCGAAGAGTGAACCGTACAAACCACATCCTCACGACCTGGTGGGAAAAGACTGTAAAGACGGCATCTACGAGACAGAGTTTGGACCGGACCGAAGAGTCATCGC TTTTCAGAACCTGGGCATTCAGTGCGTGAGGCGACGGGAGGTGAAAGACTCCATCGTCCAGAGGATCACCAGAGGAATCAACCCCTTTAACG ttcccAGAGAGCAGCTGCTGCAGACAGAGGAGTACGACCTGAATGTGGTGCGTCTGTGTATCCAGGTTTATCTGCAGGATGAGAACGGACAGTACACCAGAGCTCTGATGCCTATTGTCACCAATCCAATCTATGACAACA GATCTCCAAACACAGCAGAGCTGAGGATCTGCAGAGTTAACAGGAACACTGGAAGTGTCAAAGGTGAAGATGAGAtcttcctcctctgtgacaAAGTGCAGAAAG ATGACATCGAGGTGCGTTTCTTCTCAGCAGACGGATGGGAGGCTAAAGGTTCATTTTCGCAGGCGGATGTTCACAGACAGGTGGCAATAGTGTTCAAAACCCCAGGGTATTATAATCCGTCCATCACTGAGGCAGTGATGGTGCAGATGCAGCTCAGGAGGCCGTCGGATCAGGAGGTCAGCGAACCCATCGACTTCAGATATCTGCCCGACGATAAAG ATCCATATGGCTACAATGAGAAGAAACGCAAAAAAGAAAACCTGATGAAGTTCGCCACACTTCAGTCACACG tgaATTCTTATAGTTTGAACAGACCAATGGCAACAGCTTCTAAAAGTCTACGGAAAG ATGTGGGTAACATGTACATCCGTCAGCAGATCGCTTCAatgcaccagcagcagcagcctcctCCTACTCATACTTCGATCTTCGGCTCAAATTTCCACTCCCCTTCTACTCTCCAGACCCTCCCCCCTTCTCCGTGGCCTAGCTCCAGTCCCTCCAATATCCCAATGGATTCTGTCACCATCAACCAGGGATCTGTTAAAGCCTCCCTACAACGCAATCTATGCACACAAGTCAACCACCCAAACCAAAATCCCTCTCTTCCACAGCTGTCCATACAGGATTTGGACTCACAACTTAACCAAGGTGTTTCACAACCTCTGTACCATCTACCGCAACGAGACGTAATCatgactgaaaacccacctgtcaatcaaaaccaAACCGTCCAGATGCAATGGCCAACATTTAGCAGCCCCAACCCAATTCAGAGTGGCTTTGACGGGGCAGTTCCAGGAGGGGGAGGTGGGGTCAGTGATGGAGGTGGTTCAACTGGTCTTGGGTTTAACTTTTTAGAGCAATTCGATGGGGACAACTTGTTACAAAATTTAGTTGGAGGATCGCAAAGTGCTTTCCCAATGAAGCAAGAACCGCAAACGTTAGGGCAAGATACTGCAATGCATTCGCCAAGAGAAAATAGCACCTATACAACTTTGCAGCCTTCTCGTTCCAGTAGTAATGGGGCTATGGGAGTAGATATTAGTAGCAACCAGCCTCTAAAACATCTGGCAAATCCATATTCAAACAGCAATAGTGCGCAGCCAGGCACACATTACGCTACACTGGAAGACTGGTTAAAGTCCAGTCACAATAATCAATAA
- the rel gene encoding proto-oncogene c-Rel isoform X2, with the protein MDVGEPEVQIFEQPKQRGMRFRYRVEGRSAGSIPGEKSSENNRTYPSIQILNYCGKGKVRVSLVSKSEPYKPHPHDLVGKDCKDGIYETEFGPDRRVIAFQNLGIQCVRRREVKDSIVQRITRGINPFNVPREQLLQTEEYDLNVVRLCIQVYLQDENGQYTRALMPIVTNPIYDNRSPNTAELRICRVNRNTGSVKGEDEIFLLCDKVQKDDIEVRFFSADGWEAKGSFSQADVHRQVAIVFKTPGYYNPSITEAVMVQMQLRRPSDQEVSEPIDFRYLPDDKDPYGYNEKKRKKENLMKFATLQSHVNSYSLNRPMATASKSLRKDVGNMYIRQQIASMHQQQQPPPTHTSIFGSNFHSPSTLQTLPPSPWPSSSPSNIPMDSVTINQGSVKASLQRNLCTQVNHPNQNPSLPQLSIQDLDSQLNQGVSQPLYHLPQRDVIMTENPPVNQNQTVQMQWPTFSSPNPIQSGFDGAVPGGGGGVSDGGGSTGLGFNFLEQFDGDNLLQNLVGGSQSAFPMKQEPQTLGQDTAMHSPRENSTYTTLQPSRSSSNGAMGVDISSNQPLKHLANPYSNSNSAQPGTHYATLEDWLKSSHNNQ; encoded by the exons ATGGACG TGGGTGAGCCAGAGGTTCAGATCTTCGAGCAGCCCAAACAGAGAGGCATGAGGTTCAGGTACAGAGTGGAGGGTCGCTCTGCTGGAAGTATCCCCGGAGAGAAAAGCTCAGAAAATAACCGCACTTACCCCAGCATACAG ATCCTGAACTACTGCGGTAAAGGGAAGGTGCGCGTATCCCTGGTGTCGAAGAGTGAACCGTACAAACCACATCCTCACGACCTGGTGGGAAAAGACTGTAAAGACGGCATCTACGAGACAGAGTTTGGACCGGACCGAAGAGTCATCGC TTTTCAGAACCTGGGCATTCAGTGCGTGAGGCGACGGGAGGTGAAAGACTCCATCGTCCAGAGGATCACCAGAGGAATCAACCCCTTTAACG ttcccAGAGAGCAGCTGCTGCAGACAGAGGAGTACGACCTGAATGTGGTGCGTCTGTGTATCCAGGTTTATCTGCAGGATGAGAACGGACAGTACACCAGAGCTCTGATGCCTATTGTCACCAATCCAATCTATGACAACA GATCTCCAAACACAGCAGAGCTGAGGATCTGCAGAGTTAACAGGAACACTGGAAGTGTCAAAGGTGAAGATGAGAtcttcctcctctgtgacaAAGTGCAGAAAG ATGACATCGAGGTGCGTTTCTTCTCAGCAGACGGATGGGAGGCTAAAGGTTCATTTTCGCAGGCGGATGTTCACAGACAGGTGGCAATAGTGTTCAAAACCCCAGGGTATTATAATCCGTCCATCACTGAGGCAGTGATGGTGCAGATGCAGCTCAGGAGGCCGTCGGATCAGGAGGTCAGCGAACCCATCGACTTCAGATATCTGCCCGACGATAAAG ATCCATATGGCTACAATGAGAAGAAACGCAAAAAAGAAAACCTGATGAAGTTCGCCACACTTCAGTCACACG tgaATTCTTATAGTTTGAACAGACCAATGGCAACAGCTTCTAAAAGTCTACGGAAAG ATGTGGGTAACATGTACATCCGTCAGCAGATCGCTTCAatgcaccagcagcagcagcctcctCCTACTCATACTTCGATCTTCGGCTCAAATTTCCACTCCCCTTCTACTCTCCAGACCCTCCCCCCTTCTCCGTGGCCTAGCTCCAGTCCCTCCAATATCCCAATGGATTCTGTCACCATCAACCAGGGATCTGTTAAAGCCTCCCTACAACGCAATCTATGCACACAAGTCAACCACCCAAACCAAAATCCCTCTCTTCCACAGCTGTCCATACAGGATTTGGACTCACAACTTAACCAAGGTGTTTCACAACCTCTGTACCATCTACCGCAACGAGACGTAATCatgactgaaaacccacctgtcaatcaaaaccaAACCGTCCAGATGCAATGGCCAACATTTAGCAGCCCCAACCCAATTCAGAGTGGCTTTGACGGGGCAGTTCCAGGAGGGGGAGGTGGGGTCAGTGATGGAGGTGGTTCAACTGGTCTTGGGTTTAACTTTTTAGAGCAATTCGATGGGGACAACTTGTTACAAAATTTAGTTGGAGGATCGCAAAGTGCTTTCCCAATGAAGCAAGAACCGCAAACGTTAGGGCAAGATACTGCAATGCATTCGCCAAGAGAAAATAGCACCTATACAACTTTGCAGCCTTCTCGTTCCAGTAGTAATGGGGCTATGGGAGTAGATATTAGTAGCAACCAGCCTCTAAAACATCTGGCAAATCCATATTCAAACAGCAATAGTGCGCAGCCAGGCACACATTACGCTACACTGGAAGACTGGTTAAAGTCCAGTCACAATAATCAATAA